Within the Arachis duranensis cultivar V14167 chromosome 10, aradu.V14167.gnm2.J7QH, whole genome shotgun sequence genome, the region GGTGCCTTGGTCACAGTTTTGCCGCAGTTTATCTTGCGCAAAGCTTTGTTAATGCCTAAAGCAAAAGGcagtaataactaataactCTATCTTCTTAACAGAAACAAACGGCATTGACACACCAGTTTATATATTGATTTCTTAAATTTCTCAGTTGCTCGACCAAAATAGAACACTTTGCAAGATATAGTGTTgtataactaataataatacttttatgaattaaaatgtattttttaatagttaaataattaatattatattgaaattgaatCTATTCACTCAGTACGTGGATCTTGCTCAAATCCTATAGTCTATACGTatgtaaatatattattattctcaTGTCACACTCAGACACCGCTGGGGCTAATTGGTTTTCCACGCCACTCGTTATCTTGATCTTGAAAGAAGATTAACATCGCAAATCATACAGCTTTGAAAGTTTTGTCTTCATTTCCAATAGGGAAACAAATGGAGGGGCCAAAGGCCACTTCTTTGATGGATTGAATTGGTTTGACATCATCTGTCACATTTTTACTCATCATACAGTCCTACTCAACACATTTTTATGATGCTGTAAACATATTTTATTGCAAATATGGCGGGCAGTGAATGATTAGAAATATGTTTGCTTCATAGGTCATTATTTCAATTGGGGATGCTGAAAAAAAATCGTTATGACTTATGGTCTAGTATTACTATTCACAATTAATAATTTGGCACTATTGCATGCttaatgcttttcttttatttgtttcttcttcATAAAATTCATTTATATCCCTCATAAAACTTTGGCACGATTCCACCCCCTTAGCTTCCCGTTTTGGTGGGTTGGTGAGAGTGTTGACACTTTACACTTGCATGTGCACATTTTAGCATAGATAAGATTTCTGCGGTTGCTGAAGATAACTTAGAATCAACGGAAACacacttttcctttttcatacTAATAAAAAAGTGAAGCACTTTAAGTGTCAAGGAAAAAGCTTTTTCCATCTCCACACAATACAaggttttgaagaagaagaacataaaAAGCTTGAATTCCATCTACAGTCTCTAATCTCAGATAAAAGCATGGCCTATTACAGCTATCCCTATTCTGATTCTGATTATGGTGAGTACAATTTCAATTCTTATGCTTCCAATTATAATTATGCTCAAGTTCCAACCTTTAATTCTTACAATAGCTATGAATATAATAAACCATATTATGGGTATGATCAAAGTTTGTATCTTTCTGCAAATTACCCTTATCAGAGTTACCAAACTAGTATATCATACTCTGCCACCAATTTTACTGACCCAAAATCATTTGAGTATGATCCCAATCATGGAATGACTCAGCTTGTGATCTCATACAATACCGTGGAATCTAATATCcctgaatttgatgaatatgatcCAACACCTTATGGTGGTGGTTATGATATTGCTGAGACCTATGGAAAACCTCTACCACCCTCAGATGAAATCTGCTACCCTCCTTCCACCGGATCAAGTTCAGTTACTCCACCCGCTGATGCTGTTCCTGCTGGGCCAATAGTACCATTACCATTGCCTACTGTTGATGAGGCAATTGATGAGAAAGCAATCATACCCCAGAAAGAAGCTGAACGTGAAGTGACTCAAGAAATGCCTCAGTCACAAGATAGTAGCAAAGATCAAGAAGAGGTAATTGAAGATAAAGACTATGATACCAGTGAGGAAAGTGAaagtgatgatgaagatgatagAAATAACTATTCTGGGTCTGGTTATGGGAATGGATACAGTGGGGGAAAGGGTGATGAGTATGAGAAGAAAGTGCCAGCACAGTATCCTCCTAGTGGATATGGCTTGGAAGCTATGGATCTCTGTGAGACTTTGTTTGGGTATTGGCCTTGTTTGTCACGTATAAAGAGAGAACATCGTTGTGAAGCAGCTCCTCATAGAGGAAACTATTATTGCCAGGAGAATATTTGGAAAGGGACTGCAGATTATCTCTTTGGGAATCCATATCCATATGGTGGCAGAGGGGAAGAAGGGAGTGGCTATGGTCAtgtaggaggaggaggagaagttGTGCATTCATATGAAAGGCATTATCCAACTCAAGCACACTACAGGCAAAGTGAATATACTGATGGATCATCATGGTGACACAACAAAACAATTTGTTGAGATAtgtaactaaatatatatatataagttgaaGGTGTAAACAAATAATATTGTATTGTGTATTGTGTATTGTGTATTGTGTACTGTCTCTCTGTAATTTTAATAATTGTGAAAATCTGCAgtgaaacattttgaaaataaagaaaatttcaTGCTTTCATTGTAGTGTCAGGTTTCTGTGTGTTTTTGTGCTTGTGTACAAGCCAATGCCGGTTAAGATGTCTGTTGAAAATATCTCCCTTTTCTTCTGTTTGTCAAAGTGAAGCAGTCTTGCATGAGATTAATCCGAGATCTAAACTCTACATAGATAATTGTTATGAGATTATGAAAATCTCATGGTGGCATTATGGCGTTGGAAGATCAGAGTTGGTCTCATTCTATGAAAGATGTTCTTGTAAAAGGAGAGAAAGATACTTGTTTCACAGCCTTGAAAAAATTGTTTCACCAGAATGAGatgaatcataataataataataatggtggtcTCAGATAATTTCCCAACAGATTTTTCATATCAGCAATTCAAGCTGGCAACTATATATGTTTTTTATGAGATGAATCAACcttaggaaaaataaaaaatcataaacaacTATTAAATGTGATCAGAATTGAAGGAAGCAATTAATAGTAATAATGTCTGGGCAAAATCATCGTACCTACACATCCCCCATAGCGAATTTTCCTCCTAACATAAATCTTGATCAATGCCTGTGTGTCACAGTTCCTTCCCACACGCCGCATGAATATGATTTAGGAatgtacaataataataataataatgtgtgATATAATGGATAACATAGTCCATTAGTAATTATAGGTAAAAGAAGAACAACATGGACCATTAGTATTCTTTGCTTAAAGTTTTCTCAACGAAATTAACAAAAGACCAAAATAATTGTTGTCTCGAACATTCTACGGAGCATGGCTTTCTTTGGTTAATATAATAGTTGACACTATTACTTAATTACTATGGTGaaaagatgaagaggagaagaaaacggCTAAAAAAATTGGATATAGAAGTAGAATGAGTGTTATACCTTAACATgataatttttggtgttttttaaaattatgggaGTCTACGATTTGTGTACCTAAAAATCGGACGGTCTGATTTCTGTATTTCTTACAAAtcagacggtccgatttgtattCCGTACATTAAATCATcccacattttaaaaaaataccacagtagatcacaatttaaaaaaacacCATTGTTAatccaatattaaaataaaaaaatggaagaaaacaCATGAATAATTAGGAAAAGAGAGGCATGCATGGCCCCAAATGCAAGCGCAAATCATGGCCAAAGCGCCAAAAGACACAATTGCTAGATATTCATACAACTTACGTACAAAGACACATCACTAcctaaattaaaaacaataaaaaaaagcatCATAAATCGTAAAGGCAAAGTTGTTTTCAACCAGAATCatcattattttattctttatcaTATAGTTTTGAAGCTATCATCAGTATCACACCACCTACTAAATTTTCATTAGTTATATGGTAACGTTTTTTATTGTGCTATTTGCTACATTACATAGGGGTTCCTTGCTTGTCACATTTTGTGAGTCATGTCCTAGGTTGTAACGCAAGGGCAGATTGTAGATTTCACATGATACAATCCAACCAAGAACTTAGAAATTCTGTCAAATGTCCTAACTGGCTCCCACTTCCAATCATAGTGTTTCAATAAAATACCTTAAAAACCCTCTTAAAACCTCACAGCACCAAAACGCCTTTCTTGTGTTTGTGTTATGTCCACACTCAGAAGATAGCTGCTATTTCAACATGTCTTTCTCACACACATCTTCTGAAGCCaactttcatcttcttcttgttcttcttgcTGTTGCTGCTTCTGATGTTGTTGTGACagcttcatattcttcaattcaTGAGCTACTTCGCAGCAATGGCTTACCTGCAGGGCTTTTCCCTGAGAGTGTGAAGTCATACAAATTGGACCAGAAGGGTCGTTTGGAGGTGCAGTTAGATCGTCCATGTCTGGCCAAGTATGAGAACAGGGTCTTGTTTGAGACTGTGGTGAGTGCTAACCTCAGTTTTGGACAGCTTAAAGGGTTGGAAGGTCTCTCTCAAGAAGAGCTTTTTCTATGGCTTCCTGTGAAGGATATCATTGTCAATGATCCTTCATCTGGTCTCATCCTTATTGATATTGGTCTTGCTCATAAACagctctcactctctctctttgaAGACCCCCCTGTTTGTAGATCTCAAGgtcctctctctttttctttttctctttcttaatGTTGATCACCTTTTCTGAATTTGGTGGATGCATTTCGGTTATTCTCTGTGTGCTGAGttgatttcaaatttcaatgTGGGGTGCAGGTTCTTCACTATACACAGCAGGAAGGAAGATTATTGGATTTCAAGATCAGAGATGAAAGAGTTGGTTTCTCAGAAAAGTTggtttcttttctattttcaattttgttccTTAGAAAGAGTTACATGGTGCAATATGCATAGATCCAGCAAGGGTTGTAATGAATGTCATACTCATAAATTGATGGCGGTGTTTACTATTGTAAAAAATGAATCTTTCTGCAATTTTGTGTGCCGCTTTATTTCTAAGGGGGAATTCTTTGGTGTCTATGGAAGTAGTGCTTAATTTGGCTAAAGGTAAAGATAAAGTAAGGTGGAACCCAGTGTTTTATGTTTGAATTCTATGAGTGAAATTTAggcatcatagaagataccatTTCTAAATTCTAATGTTCAAGCTGTTTCATATCATGTCATcacattttcttccttttccttttcctttcccttttctttttattcttaagAAGGAAGTTATTCATTGAAAGAAAAGGCTACTTGATAGTAGGTGGTCCTATACAAAAATTATTCCGTGGATCTGCATCTGCTAACATGAATGTTATTGGCTGATTGGTGAAACCAAATTTTACTCCCAAATTTGAATAGAAAAGGCTCCATTGCTTTGAGTTCAAGTTGAAGACTATGGTCCATGGGGATGTTTACATGGTCATTATTAATTAGACTAACTTGACTTGGATATCATGCGGTCAATAATGTCATTCAGCTGCCAATTTATTTCTTAGATGCAAATTTTCAGTTCTGTTTTCTAAACTATGAAAGAAATAACTCACTATCTTGTTTGTCCAGTTCAAATAGTCAATATAAAATTCATTGATTAGAGACAAGACCTTTTTCTTTGGTGTAAGACAACTATGTTGGACACATATGCTGGAATCTGGCGCCGTATTCCAGGGTGCATAGCTTCAGTGTTATTGAAGCAATGCACCTTCGGAACTTGAGCTGTAAACAGACAGACAGCATTGATTCTATTATTGGTATTCTAGTAACAGTACAAACAGAATCTATGTTGTTGCAATTATGTTAATCAGAAATTCTAAATTCGTTTCTTGTAAGCTTTGCTTAATTTTCAGACAGGTCCAAGGTTAAACGAAACTTAAACTTTATTGCTTATGCGGTTATGTCAGTGATTTCCATTTCGGCTGCATACAAAATATGACACTATGCCTGCAGGAAGATTTACTAACTAAAATTTAACATCAACACTACCTAAAGGGAAAAGATCTAGTTTTGGATTTATCTATTTCACATATTTAGAGGAATGCAAGAAGGTGAAATGATTTTTGTTTTACAATATATAGGAAATGAAACTGCTGAATGTTGAAGGCCATAAGAACTCTAAATGTCCATTTTAATTTGCTCTAAATGCCACTGATAATATCTTGAAGAACTTTTTCATTTGACATTCTTAGACATTTCCACCGTTCATGCCCTGAAAATTGACATAAAATCATAAAGGCGCATATGCtgatatacatatattttttcgTTGAAGAATGATAACATATATTTTAGTACGAATGGCATAAGTGccaatattaataataaatcatattaaGAGGTTCACTAAAATTAACCACCAGAATAGAATATACATacattagaatataaaatacatattaagaaTGAGTTAAACTACATGACCAGaataaaaaacatacaaaagaaagaacagaaCAAACACCGGTCTCTGAGTGAG harbors:
- the LOC107468692 gene encoding uncharacterized protein At5g39570, which produces MAYYSYPYSDSDYGEYNFNSYASNYNYAQVPTFNSYNSYEYNKPYYGYDQSLYLSANYPYQSYQTSISYSATNFTDPKSFEYDPNHGMTQLVISYNTVESNIPEFDEYDPTPYGGGYDIAETYGKPLPPSDEICYPPSTGSSSVTPPADAVPAGPIVPLPLPTVDEAIDEKAIIPQKEAEREVTQEMPQSQDSSKDQEEVIEDKDYDTSEESESDDEDDRNNYSGSGYGNGYSGGKGDEYEKKVPAQYPPSGYGLEAMDLCETLFGYWPCLSRIKREHRCEAAPHRGNYYCQENIWKGTADYLFGNPYPYGGRGEEGSGYGHVGGGGEVVHSYERHYPTQAHYRQSEYTDGSSW
- the LOC107468552 gene encoding uncharacterized protein LOC107468552, giving the protein MSFSHTSSEANFHLLLVLLAVAASDVVVTASYSSIHELLRSNGLPAGLFPESVKSYKLDQKGRLEVQLDRPCLAKYENRVLFETVVSANLSFGQLKGLEGLSQEELFLWLPVKDIIVNDPSSGLILIDIGLAHKQLSLSLFEDPPVCRSQGSSLYTAGRKIIGFQDQR